The Ranitomeya imitator isolate aRanImi1 chromosome 3, aRanImi1.pri, whole genome shotgun sequence genome has a window encoding:
- the LOC138671528 gene encoding platelet binding protein GspB-like, giving the protein MVLYTIFICTAASDKLSTAASDKIGTAASDKLDTAASDKLGTAASGKLGTAASDKLGTAASDKLCTAASGKLCTAASDKLGTAASGKLGTAASDKLGTAASDKLCTAASGKLGTAASDKLGTAASDKLGTAASDKLDTAASDKIGTAASDILDTAASDKLGTAASDKLGTAASDKLGTAASDKLGTAASDKLGTAASGKLCTAASDKRGTAASGKLCTAASDKRGTDASDKLGTAASDKLDTAASDKLGTAASDKLCTAASDKLGTAASDKLGSAASDKLGTAASDKLGTAASDKLGTAASDKLGTAASDKLGTAASDKTRHRCI; this is encoded by the exons ATGgttctatatacaatatttatatg CACCGCTGCATCTGACAAACTCAGCACCGCTGCATCTGACAAAATTGGTACCGCTGCATCTGACAAACTCGACACCGCTGCATCTGACAAACTTGGCACCGCTGCATCTGGCAAACTCGGCACCGCTGCATCTGACAAACTCGGCACCGCTGCATCTGACAAACTCTGCACCGCTGCATCTGGCAAACTCTGCACCGCTGCATCTGACAAACTCGGCACCGCTGCATCTGGCAAACTCGGCACCGCTGCATCTGACAAACTCGGCACCGCTGCATCTGACAAACTCTGCACCGCTGCATCTGGCAAACTCGGCACCGCTGCATCTGACAAACTCGGCACCGCTGCATCTGACAAACTCGGCACCGCTGCATCTGACAAACTCGACACCGCTGCATCTGACAAAATTGGTACCGCTGCATCTGACATACTCGACACCGCTGCATCTGACAAACTTGGCACCGCTGCATCTGACAAACTCGGCACCGCTGCATCTGACAAACTCGGCACCGCTGCATCTGACAAACTCGGCACCGCTGCATCTGACAAACTTGGCACCGCTGCATCTGGCAAACTCTGCACCGCTGCATCTGACAAACGCGGCACCGCTGCATCTGGCAAACTCTGCACCGCTGCGTCTGACAAACGCGGCACCGATGCATCTGACAAACTCGGCACCGCTGCATCTGACAAACTCGACACCGCTGCATCTGACAAACTCGGCACCGCTGCATCTGACAAACTTTGTACCGCTGCATCTGACAAACTCGGCACTGCTGCATCTGACAAACTCGGCTCCGCTGCATCTGACAAACTCGGCACCGCTGCATCTGACAAACTCGGCACCGCTGCATCTGACAAACTCGGCACCGCTGCATCTGACAAACTCGGCACCGCTGCATCTGACAAACTCGGCACCGCTGCATCTGACAAAACTCGGCACCGCTGCATCTGA